From Salvia splendens isolate huo1 chromosome 16, SspV2, whole genome shotgun sequence, a single genomic window includes:
- the LOC121772153 gene encoding RING-H2 finger protein ATL3-like, whose protein sequence is MGDAAERSGGRFGDTGVIELTGKILVVAIVLLFFVVVFVFCLHLYAKWFWYRRQETSTTTATRRRRLEFHHDAPPPPSALRSGLDPSLLKTIPITMFDPKEFKEGLECAVCLCEVCEGEKARLLPKCNHGFHVDCIDMWFQSHSTCPLCRNPVANTSDFATEDAEEGVIQAPVVEDSVVAIEIPNFPTNVLIWGNETQVSTFGPCAEEGHQGNAETSSSSSSSSSSSMASTSSGAEEDEQKSAVPTRLRSLKRLLSGSRRVNPSSPRNLDLEQGVRGLS, encoded by the coding sequence ATGGGCGACGCGGCGGAGAGAAGCGGCGGCAGATTCGGAGACACGGGAGTGATAGAGCTGACAGGGAAGATATTGGTGGTTGCTATCGTCCTCCTCTTCTTCGTCGTGGTGTTCGTCTTCTGCCTCCACCTCTACGCCAAGTGGTTCTGGTACCGCCGCCAAGAAACCAGCACAACCACCGCCacacgccgccgccgcctcgaaTTCCACCACGACGCTCCTCCGCCGCCCTCCGCACTCCGCAGCGGATTGGACCCTTCACTCCTCAAAACCATACCCATCACAATGTTCGATCCAAAAGAGTTCAAAGAGGGGTTGGAATGCGCTGTGTGTCTGTGTGAAGTATGTGAGGGTGAAAAGGCAAGACTTTTGCCCAAATGCAACCATGGATTCCATGTTGATTGCATTGACATGTGGTTCCAATCACATTCCACCTGCCCTCTCTGTCGAAACCCCGTGGCGAACACCTCAGATTTCGCCACGGAGGATGCCGAGGAGGGTGTGATTCAAGCTCCAGTGGTGGAGGATTCGGTTGTTGCAATTGAGATACCTAATTTCCCAACCAATGTGTTGATTTGGGGGAATGAGACTCAAGTTAGCACCTTTGGCCCTTGTGCTGAAGAGGGCCATCAAGGCAATGCAGAGACCTCGAgctcatcatcatcgtcgtcttcgtcttcaatgGCTTCCACCAGTAGTGGGGCTGAGGAAGACGAGCAGAAATCCGCAGTCCCAACGAGGCTGAGGTCGTTGAAGAGGCTGCTTAGTGGCAGTAGAAGGGTGAATCCTTCTAGTCCTAGAAATCTTGATCTTGAACAAGGGGTTAGAGGCTTGAGCTGA
- the LOC121772154 gene encoding ubiquitin-conjugating enzyme E2 34-like: MGEKACLKRLQKEYRALCKEPVSNVVARPLPNDILEWHYVLEGSQGTPFAGGYYYGKIKFPPEYPFKPPGITMTTPNGRFMTQKKLCLSMSDYHPESWNPMWSVSSILNGLLSFMMDNSPTTGSVSSTEAEKKRLASASLAFNCKNPTFRKLFPEYLEKYEQQLATEQSANQAAQESFRDENPRPTLKKRGSKVDQNNIDVPKEMNNQQKRRSFPTWLSVMLVCIFAAVMALPLLQL, translated from the exons ATGGGCGAAAAAGCATGTTTAAAGCGCCTCCAAAAGGAATATAGAGCCCTATGTAAA GAACCTGTCTCCAATGTGGTGGCACGCCCTCTGCCAAATGACATTCTTGAGTGGC ATTATGTTTTGGAGGGAAGTCAAGGAACACCCTTTGCAG GTGGATATTACTATGGAAAAATAAAGTTTCCACCAGAGTACCCATTTAAACCTCCAGGGATCAC CATGACTACTCCAAATGGACGCTTTATGACACAAAAGAAGTTATGCCTGTCCATGAGTGATT ACCATCCTGAGAGTTGGAACCCAATGTGGTCTGTCTCAAG CATACTGAATGGGCTCCTCTCATTCATG ATGGACAATAGCCCTACCACTGGCAGTGTCTCAAGTACAGAAGCGGAGAAAAAGAGGCTTGCAAGTGCTTCTCTGGCTTTCAATTGTAAAAA CCCGACTTTTAGGAAACTATTTCCAGAGTACCTAGAGAAATACGAACAACAGTTGGCAACAGAGCAATCTGCAAATCAGGCAGCACAAGAATCCTTCAGGGATGAAAACCCCCGCCCCACTTTAAAGAAACGCGGGTCCAAGGTGGACCAGAATAATATAGATGTCCCAAAAGAGATGAATAACCAGCAGAAACGCCGGTCTTTCCCTACCTGGTTGTCGGTGATGCTTGTTTGCATTTTTGCTGCCGTAATGGCTCTGCCCCTGCTTCAACTTTGA
- the LOC121770582 gene encoding uncharacterized protein C23H3.12c-like: MRAKVVVFPIRGRNWCFSRSIDPSTAAAQPSTAPSTVKELWSKLSSNKPSEDSKVELAVDFFANKMNGAWTKLEKAPQGTLKSKLHGLGVKLLSRVKPSEIFFKSIPKEINRVDIVYPSSLNPRLVRRRVRHLAFRGSVIHTKYFYCSAIMVPLTSVFMVLPLPNIPFFWLSFRAYSHWRASQGSEKLMHLVTDASYRPNPSDQTSKTEDSSTQDKNSENSMTSIFVFQPSEELEKLIQKKDSDNGLSDCAISKICQKHYLIAADVKRYRDSV, translated from the exons ATGAGGGCTAAAGTTGTGGTGTTTCCGATCAGAGGAAGGAATTGGTGTTTCAGCCGATCGATTGATCCTTCTACGGCCGCCGCTCAACCATCCACCGCTCCGTCGACGGTGAAGGAGCTCTGGAGCAAACTCTCCAGCAATAAGCCATCCGAGGACTCGAAAGTCGAGCTCGCCGTTGATTTCTTCGCAAACAAG ATGAATGGAGCTTGGACTAAGCTGGAGAAGGCGCCTCAAGGAACTTTAAAGAGTAAACTTCATGG GTTGGGAGTGAAGTTATTGTCACGTGTGAAGCCATCAGAAATTTTCTTTAAATCTATTCCAAAGGAGATTAATAGAGTGGATATTGTGTATCCATCGAG TTTGAATCCAAGACTTGTTCGTCGAAGAGTCCGACATCTAGCATTCAG GGGATCGGTTATTCACACAAAATACTTCTACTGCTCAGCCATAATGGTGCCTTTGACATCAGTTTTCATG GTTCTTCCTTTGCCTAACATCCCATTCTTTTGGCTCTCGTTCCGTGCCTATTCTCACTGGAGAGCATCACAG GGAAGTGAAAAGCTGATGCACTTAGTTACTGATGCCTCCTATCGACCTAATCCTTCTGATCAGACGTCCAAAACCGAAGATAGTTCCACTCAAGATAAAAACAGTGAAAATTCGATGACTTCTATATTC GTTTTTCAGCCGTCGGAAGAACTGGAAAAGCTTATCCAAAAGAAGGACAGCGATAATGGTCTGAGTGATTGTGCGATATCGAAGATTTGCCAGAAACACTACCTGATAGCTGCAGATGTGAAGAGATACAGAGATTCTGTTTAG
- the LOC121770798 gene encoding O-fucosyltransferase 36-like isoform X1 — protein sequence MERELSDEEGDRENLISQNARQVKSPDHHNHRSAFRIEDELRGRVSGAARKFNKRYILAIFLPLVILIVYLTTDLKNVFQMRVPSIRDIGGGGLLVNRMRESELRALYLLKQQEIELVKMWNYTTLVGGSNISLVNGSGSVNLNSGSDDSVLEDFKSRVFGQISLNRQIQGTLLSAHESEASVDLSANYTDSSLSDWTRCKKVDQRLADRKTIEWNPKPNKYLFAICVSGQMSNHLICLEKHMFFAALLNRVLVIPSSKVDYEFHRVLDIDHINKCLGRKVVVTFEEFAESKKNHLHIDKFMCYFSLPQPCFMDDERVKKLKGSGVSLSKVEAVWKEDVKKPKLRTVQDVLAKFSSDSDVIAIGDVFFADVEREWVMQPGGPIAHKCKTLIEPSKLILLTAQRFIQTFLGKDFVALHFRRHGFLKFCNAKQPSCFYPVPQAAECINRVVERASTPVIYLSTDAAESETGLLQSLVVLNGKTVPLVRRPTRNSAEKWDALLYRHGLEGDSQVEAMLDKTICALSSVFIGSSGSTFTDDILRLRKDWGSASQCDEYLCQGELPNIIAEDE from the exons ATGGAGAGGGAGCTATCGGATGAGGAGGGGGATCGCGAGAATCTGATTTCGCAAAATGCGAGGCAGGTAAAGTCACCCGATCACCATAATCACCGCTCGGCTTTCCGAATCGAAGACGAATTGAGGGGCAGAGTCTCCGGCGCTGCGCGCAAATTCAATAAGAGGTACATTCTCGCGATTTTTCTGCCCCTGGTGATTTTGATAGTGTATTTGACTACCGATTTGAAGAACGTGTTCCAGATGCGAGTGCCGTCGATTAGGGATATTGGGGGTGGTGGTCTTTTGGTGAATCGAATGCGTGAGTCTGAGTTACGTGCTTTGTATTTGCTTAAGCAGCAGGAAATTGAGCTTGTTAAGATGTGGAATTATACTACATTGGTTGGTGGATCGAATATTAGCTTGGTAAATGGTAGTGGTTCAGTGAATTTGAACTCTGGTAGTGATGATAGCGTGTTGGAAGACTTTAAATCGCGAGTTTTTGGGCAAATTTCGTTGAATAGGCAAATTCAGGGGACTCTGTTGTCAGCTCATGAGAGTGAGGCTTCTGTGGATTTGTCTGCAAATTACACGGATTCGAGTTTGTCTGATTGGACTAGGTGCAAGAAGGTGGATCAGAGATTGGCTGATAGGAAGACAATAGAGTGGAATCCTAAACCGAACAAGTATTTGTTTGCTATTTGTGTGTCAGGCCAAATGTCAAACCATTTGATTTGTTTGGAGAAGCATATGTTCTTTGCGGCCTTGTTGAATCGGGTTTTGGTGATCCCGAGTTCAAAGGTGGACTATGAGTTCCATCGGGTGTTGGACATTGATCACATTAATAAGTGCTTGGGGAGGAAAGTTGTGGTGACCTTTGAAGAGTTTGCGGAGAGCAAGAAGAACCATTTGCATATAGACAAGTTTATGTGTTATTTCTCGTTGCCACAGCCATGTTTTATGGATGATGAGCGTGTGAAGAAGTTGAAGGGGTCGGGGGTCTCTTTGAGCAAGGTCGAGGCTGTTTGGAAGGAGGATGTTAAGAAGCCAAAACTGAGGACAGTCCAGGATGTTTTGGCAAAGTTTTCTTCAGACAGCGATGTCATTGCAATCGGAGATGTGTTCTTTGCTGATGTTGAAAGAGAGTGGGTGATGCAGCCTGGAGGTCCGATAGCACATAAATGCAAGACTTTGATTGAGCCTAGTAAGCTTATTTTGCTTACTGCTCAACGTTTCATACAGACATTCTTGGGGAAAGACTTCGTGGCTCTTCATTTCAGACGCCACGGCTTCTTGAAATTCTG CAATGCCAAACAACCGAGCTGCTTTTATCCTGTTCCGCAAGCTGCAGAGTGCATCAATCGAGTTGTTGAAAGGGCTAGTACTCCAGTAATATATCTTTCTACCGATGCCGCAGAAAGTGAAACTGGTTTACTTCAATCACTTGTTGTCTTGAATGGGAAGACTGTACCACTTGTTCGGAGGCCAACTCGTAATTCAGCTGAAAAGTGGGATGCTTTATTATACAGACatggacttgagggagattctCAG GTTGAGGCAATGCTGGATAAGACTATTTGCGCTCTTTCTTCCGTCTTCATTGGATCTTCTGGATCCACTTTCACTGATGATATTCTACGCCTCCGCAAGGACTGGGGATCAGCATCACAGTGTGACGAGTACTTGTGCCAGGGCGAGCTTCCAAACATCATCGCAGAAGATGAGTGA
- the LOC121772069 gene encoding 26S proteasome regulatory subunit 7-like, producing MAHDPEDEIKDEKNPKPLDEDDIALLKTYGLGPYSNSIKKAEKEIKEMAKKINDLCGIKESDTGLAAPSQWDLVSDKQMMQEEQPLQVARCTKIINPNTEDAKYVINVKQIAKFVVGLGDKVSPTDIEEGMRVGVDRNKYQIQIPLPPKIDPSVTMMTVEEKPDVTYNDVGGCKEQIEKMREVVELPMLHPEKFVKLGIDPPKGVLCYGPPGTGKTLLARAVANRTDACFIRVIGSELVQKYVGEGARMVRELFQMARSKKACIVFFDEVDAIGGARFDDGVGGDNEVQRTMLEIVNQLDGFDARGNIKVLMATNRPDTLDPALLRPGRLDRKVEFGLPDLESRTQIFKIHTRTMNCERDVRFELLARLCPNSTGADIRSVCTEAGMYAIRARRKTVTEKDFLDAVNKVIKGYQKFSATPKYMVYN from the exons ATGGCGCACGATCCAGAGGATGAGATCAAGGACGAGAAGAACCCTAAGCCACTCGATGAAGATGATATCGCCCTCCTCAAGACCTAT GGTTTGGGACCTTACTCGAACAGCATAAAGAAAGCTGAGAAGGAAATCAAGGAAATGGCAAAGAAGATTAATGATTTATGTG GTATTAAGGAATCAGACACTGGTTTAGCTGCACCAAGTCAGTGGGATCTTGTATCTGATAAGCAAATGATGCAAGAGGAACAACCTCTTCAG GTTGCACGATGCACAAAGATTATTAATCCAAACACAGAGGATGCTAAATATGTTATAAATGTCAAGCAGATTGCCAAG TTTGTTGTGGGACTGGGTGATAAAGTTTCACCTACTGATATTGAAGAAGGCATGCGTGTTGG TGTGGACAGGAATAAATATCAAATTCAGATTCCTCTGCCTCCAAAGATTGATCCGAGTGTTACAATGATGACTGTGGAGGAAAAGCCAGATGTTACATATAACGATGTTGGGGGATGCAAGGAGCAAATTGAAAAGATGAGAGAG GTGGTTGAGCTGCCTATGCTTCACCCTGAAAAGTTCGTAAAGCTGGGGATCGATCCTCCAAAGGGTGTTCTGTGCTATGGTCCTCCTGGAACTGGCAAAACTCTCCTAGCAAGAGCTGTGGCTAATCGAACTGATGCATGCTTTATCCGTGTTATTGGTAGTGAGCTTGTCCAGAAATATGTTGGTGAGGGAGCTCGTATGGTTCGTGAACTATTTCAG ATGGCTCGCTCCAAAAAAGCTTGTATTGTATTTTTTGATGAAGTAGATGCCATTGGAGGTGCACGATTTGATGATGGGGTGGGTGGAGACAATGAGGTTCAACGCACCATGCTCGAAATCGTGAATCAACTGGACGGATTCGATGCTCGTGGGAACATTAAAGTTCTTATGGCAACTAACAG ACCTGACACCCTTGATCCAGCGCTTTTACGTCCTGGACGACTAGACCGGAAAGTTGAATTTGGACTGCCAGATCTAGAGAGCAGGACCCAGATCTTCAAGATTCACACACGCACAATGAACTGTGAGAGGGATGTTCGATTTGAGCTTCTTGCTCGGCTCTGCCCAAATTCTACTG GTGCCGACATTAGAAGTGTGTGCACAGAAGCAGGAATGTATGCTATCCGTGCTAGAAGGAAGACGGTCACCGAGAAAGATTTTCTGGACGCTGTCAACAAAGTCATCAAAGGATATCAGAAATTCAGTGCTACACCTAAGTATATGGTTTACAATTAA
- the LOC121770028 gene encoding desmethyl-deoxy-podophyllotoxin synthase-like, whose product MELNIPSTLIPLLPFLLFLYMFIKSQSISKSAKSYSHFPGPKPLPLIGNLHLMLRASSGPHRLFRDLAAAHGPLMHLQLGELHFLIVSSVDLAKQVMRTHDANFANRPALLASEEISYSSTGVGSSPYGAYWRQLRKICSAELLNAKRVQSFRSIREEESMNLCEWIGSRDGWPIDLSERLYLALYDITSRAAVKAKTGEREAMVSIIVESLKLASGFMMADLYPSIKLLPLISGARFKTRRMRRKLDEVLDGIIQHHRAPRNSDDDDDDDAKFEGFLDILLKFGKDGTITTDNIKAVLLDMFLGGTDTSAATLEWAMSEMIRNPSTLNKAQQEVRKVFDEKGYIDEEKFDELKYLKLIIKETLRLHPALPLLVPRMSSQRCEINGYEIPAGTRVIVNGWGLGRDPEYWNDEEKFVPERFEESEHDFNGSNLEYIPFGAGRRICPGMLFGLANVELPLAMLLFHFDWKMPYGMKDVELDMTEGFGATVNRKHHLRLIPVVKRPLRRCSTDLGSL is encoded by the exons ATGGAGTTGAACATTCCATCAACACTCATACCTCTACTTCCCTTTCTCCTCTTCCTCTACATGTTTATCAAATCTCAATCAATCTCAAAATCAGCAAAGAGTTACTCACACTTCCCAGGCCCCAAACCCCTCCCTCTCATCGGAAACCTCCACCTCATGCTCCGCGCCTCCTCCGGCCCCCACCGCCTCTTCCGTGACCTCGCCGCCGCACACGGCCCCCTGATGCATCTCCAGCTCGGCGAGCTCCACTTCCTCATCGTCTCGTCCGTTGACTTGGCGAAGCAAGTGATGAGAACTCACGACGCCAACTTCGCCAACCGCCCCGCGCTGCTGGCGTCGGAGGAGATCTCCTACAGCAGCACCGGCGTCGGGAGCTCTCCCTACGGCGCCTACTGGCGGCAGCTGCGGAAGATCTGCAGCGCGGAGCTTCTGAACGCGAAGCGCGTGCAGTCGTTCCGCAGCATAAGAGAGGAGGAGAGCATGAATCTGTGTGAATGGATCGGTTCCCGCGATGGATGGCCGATTGATCTTTCGGAGAGGCTTTACTTGGCGCTGTACGATATTACATCGAGGGCGGCCGTGAAGGCCAAAACCGGAGAGCGCGAGGCGATGGTTTCGATAATTGTGGAATCCTTGAAGTTAGCTTCGGGATTCATGATGGCGGATCTTTATCCTTCCATTAAATTGCTGCCGTTGATCAGTGGAGCACGGTTCAAGACCCGACGGATGCGTCGCAAGTTGGATGAGGTGCTGGATGGCATCATCCAGCACCATAGAGCACCACGAAACtccgatgatgatgatgatgatgatgccaAGTTTGAAGGTTTCTTAGATATCCTTCTCAAGTTTGGAAAAGATGGGACTATAACCACCGACAACATCAAAGCAGTGCTCCTG GATATGTTCCTAGGTGGAACGGACACGTCAGCTGCTACGTTAGAATGGGCAATGTCGGAGATGATAAGAAACCCTTCCACACTCAACAAGGCACAACAAGAAGTAAGAAAGGTTTTCGATGAGAAGGGATACATAGACGAAGAAAAGTTTGATGAGCTAAAATACCTGAAATTAATCATCAAAGAGACTCTGAGATTGCACCCTGCATTGCCGCTTCTAGTCCCAAGAATGAGTTCCCAAAgatgtgaaattaatggttACGAAATCCCAGCGGGAACCAGAGTGATAGTGAATGGATGGGGACTAGGAAGGGACCCTGAGTATTGGAACGATGAAGAGAAGTTTGTACCCGAGAGATTTGAGGAAAGCGAGCATGATTTCAATGGGAGCAATCTTGAATACATACCCTTTGGCGCGGGGAGGAGAATATGTCCCGGCATGTTGTTCGGGTTGGCCAACGTGGAGCTTCCGCTTGCGATGCTCCTCTTTCATTTTGATTGGAAAATGCCATATGGGATGAAAGATGTAGAGTTGGATATGACAGAGGGTTTTGGCGCCACGGTTAATAGGAAACACCATTTGCGTCTCATTCCCGTTGTTAAGCGACCTTTGCGCCGGTGCTCTACTGATTTAGGGAGCctttaa
- the LOC121772589 gene encoding uncharacterized protein LOC121772589 → MPLLDIAISQPCSCFLNNIIAFRPEFDLRKRIVVGNDKRLVLASTFSGRSFCNGGKFGGGFTSGRAGVWRGRLMIKAVGTLEIASAPCKSGGVKRLQNVLMMDVDSVRSNSTEIEPPQSSSEDSTDVDERERLRRMRISKANKGNTPWNKGRKHSPETLRRIKERTRLAMQNPKVKAKLINLGHAQSEKTRLKIGAGVRLGWEKRRKKLMVQDTCYYSWQNLIAETARKGLQGEEQLQWDSYKILDKELQQEWQQSVEKRRSMPRLKGSKRAPKSAEQKRKISVAIAAKWADPEYRTRVYSGLAKYHGIPEGTEWKRKRKPPGERQTQNRGRKDKDNDKDENNDACKTKNVNQRIRAKRSKTPSYKDPLASTKLEMLKNIRAKRAAAVDDPKTEAVMKAKSLIAEAEKAAKALEIAAKTSPLAHASLMESRMLIAEAHKLIESIESEDATASVEEKGIQNLEDETYADEQNLELIEPMKVNGVHSISEDLEESNRFSFDEFIFADFINGNCSSPYPLETEEATGPNGSISSVLDGMINGSGSTCTDHKPNPNGISAHKQTPVVHWLEPENEKVAKKEANVIKKWVRGRLVEVEEEEAA, encoded by the exons ATGCCTTTATTAG ATATTGCTATTTCACAGCCTTGCTCTTGTTTCCTCAACAATATAATAGCATTCAGGCCGGAATTCGATCTTCGTAAGAGAATTGTAGTTGGGAATGATAAGAGATTGGTATTGGCATCCACATTTTCGGGGAGGAGCTTTTGTAATGGAGGAAAATTTGGTGGTGGTTTCACCTCGGGGAGAGCCGGGGTATGGCGGGGTAGGTTGATGATAAAGGCCGTTGGTACGCTCGAAATTGCTAGTGCACCTTGCAAAAGTGGAGGGGTGAAGAGGCTTCAAAATGTGTTGATGATGGATGTTGATTCAGTGAGGTCGAATTCCACTGAAATTGAACCGCCGCAATCTTCAAGTGAAGACTCAACAGACGTGGACGAGAGGGAGAGGTTGAGACGGATGAGGATTTCCAAAGCGAATAAAGGGAATACGCCGTGGAACAAAGGCAGGAAGCACAGCCCAG AAACCTTGAGGCGGATAAAAGAAAGAACAAGGCTTGCAATGCAAAATCCTAAG GTCAAAGCCAAATTGATTAACCTGGGGCATGCTCAAAG TGAAAAGACGAGGTTGAAAATTGGAGCTGGTGTCCGACTTGGGTGGGAGAAGCGCCGTAAGAAATTGATGGTCCAGGATACTTGCTACTACAGCTGGCAAAATCTAATTGCAGAGACTGCCCGGAAGGGTCTTCAAGGGGAGGAACAATTGCAATGGGACTCGTACAAGATCTTGGATAAAGAGCTCCAGCAGGAATGGCAACAGAGTGTTGAAAAAAGAAGAAGCATGCCTAGACTGAAGGGAAGCAAGAGAGCGCCCAAATCTGCAGAGCAGAAGAGGAAGATATCAGTGGCCATAGCTGCAAAATGGGCTGATCCT GAATACCGGACTCGGGTTTACTCTGGTCTAGCGAAATATCATGGCATACCAGAGGGGACAGAATGGAAGCGTAAGAGAAAACCTCCTGGTGAGAGACAGACTCAAAACAGAGGTCGTAAAGACAAAGACAATGACAAAGACGAGAACAATGATGCTTGCAAGACGAAAAACGTAAACCAACGGATTAGAGCAAAGAGAAGCAAAACACCATCATACAAGGACCCACTGGCAAGCACCAAACTGGAGATGCTGAAAAACATTCGAGCAAAGAGAGCTGCTGCTGTTGACGACCCAAAAACTGAAGCCGTCATGAAGGCCAA GTCGTTGATTGCAGAAGCTGAGAAGGCAGCCAAGGCGCTTGAAATAGCTGCTAAGACGAGCCCTCTCGCGCACGCTTCTTTGATGGAAAGCAGGATGCTGATCGCGGAAGCACATAAGCTCATCGAATCAATAGAAAGCGAAGATGCAACAGCATCCGTTGAAGAAAAGGGAATTCAAAATCTTGAAGACGAAACGTATGCAGACGAGCAAAATTTGGAACTCATAGAGCCAATGAAAGTAAACGGAGTCCACAGCATCTCCGAAGATCTTGAAGAATCCAACAGGTTCAGTTTTGATGAGTTCATTTTCGCAGATTTCATCAACGGCAACTGCTCGAGTCCTTACCCTCTTGAAACAGAAGAAGCAACCGGGCCCAATGGCTCCATCTCATCAGTTTTGGATGGCATGATCAACGGCTCTGGTTCGACCTGCACTGATCATAAACCAAACCCTAATGGGATCTCAGCTCATAAACAAACTCCGGTCGTCCACTGGCTGGAGCCAGAGAATGAAAAGGTGGCAAAGAAAGAGGCGAACGTGATCAAGAAATGGGTTCGTGGGAGGCTTGTTGAAGTCGAAGAGGAAGAAGCAGCCTAG
- the LOC121770798 gene encoding O-fucosyltransferase 36-like isoform X2, translating into MRVPSIRDIGGGGLLVNRMRESELRALYLLKQQEIELVKMWNYTTLVGGSNISLVNGSGSVNLNSGSDDSVLEDFKSRVFGQISLNRQIQGTLLSAHESEASVDLSANYTDSSLSDWTRCKKVDQRLADRKTIEWNPKPNKYLFAICVSGQMSNHLICLEKHMFFAALLNRVLVIPSSKVDYEFHRVLDIDHINKCLGRKVVVTFEEFAESKKNHLHIDKFMCYFSLPQPCFMDDERVKKLKGSGVSLSKVEAVWKEDVKKPKLRTVQDVLAKFSSDSDVIAIGDVFFADVEREWVMQPGGPIAHKCKTLIEPSKLILLTAQRFIQTFLGKDFVALHFRRHGFLKFCNAKQPSCFYPVPQAAECINRVVERASTPVIYLSTDAAESETGLLQSLVVLNGKTVPLVRRPTRNSAEKWDALLYRHGLEGDSQVEAMLDKTICALSSVFIGSSGSTFTDDILRLRKDWGSASQCDEYLCQGELPNIIAEDE; encoded by the exons ATGCGAGTGCCGTCGATTAGGGATATTGGGGGTGGTGGTCTTTTGGTGAATCGAATGCGTGAGTCTGAGTTACGTGCTTTGTATTTGCTTAAGCAGCAGGAAATTGAGCTTGTTAAGATGTGGAATTATACTACATTGGTTGGTGGATCGAATATTAGCTTGGTAAATGGTAGTGGTTCAGTGAATTTGAACTCTGGTAGTGATGATAGCGTGTTGGAAGACTTTAAATCGCGAGTTTTTGGGCAAATTTCGTTGAATAGGCAAATTCAGGGGACTCTGTTGTCAGCTCATGAGAGTGAGGCTTCTGTGGATTTGTCTGCAAATTACACGGATTCGAGTTTGTCTGATTGGACTAGGTGCAAGAAGGTGGATCAGAGATTGGCTGATAGGAAGACAATAGAGTGGAATCCTAAACCGAACAAGTATTTGTTTGCTATTTGTGTGTCAGGCCAAATGTCAAACCATTTGATTTGTTTGGAGAAGCATATGTTCTTTGCGGCCTTGTTGAATCGGGTTTTGGTGATCCCGAGTTCAAAGGTGGACTATGAGTTCCATCGGGTGTTGGACATTGATCACATTAATAAGTGCTTGGGGAGGAAAGTTGTGGTGACCTTTGAAGAGTTTGCGGAGAGCAAGAAGAACCATTTGCATATAGACAAGTTTATGTGTTATTTCTCGTTGCCACAGCCATGTTTTATGGATGATGAGCGTGTGAAGAAGTTGAAGGGGTCGGGGGTCTCTTTGAGCAAGGTCGAGGCTGTTTGGAAGGAGGATGTTAAGAAGCCAAAACTGAGGACAGTCCAGGATGTTTTGGCAAAGTTTTCTTCAGACAGCGATGTCATTGCAATCGGAGATGTGTTCTTTGCTGATGTTGAAAGAGAGTGGGTGATGCAGCCTGGAGGTCCGATAGCACATAAATGCAAGACTTTGATTGAGCCTAGTAAGCTTATTTTGCTTACTGCTCAACGTTTCATACAGACATTCTTGGGGAAAGACTTCGTGGCTCTTCATTTCAGACGCCACGGCTTCTTGAAATTCTG CAATGCCAAACAACCGAGCTGCTTTTATCCTGTTCCGCAAGCTGCAGAGTGCATCAATCGAGTTGTTGAAAGGGCTAGTACTCCAGTAATATATCTTTCTACCGATGCCGCAGAAAGTGAAACTGGTTTACTTCAATCACTTGTTGTCTTGAATGGGAAGACTGTACCACTTGTTCGGAGGCCAACTCGTAATTCAGCTGAAAAGTGGGATGCTTTATTATACAGACatggacttgagggagattctCAG GTTGAGGCAATGCTGGATAAGACTATTTGCGCTCTTTCTTCCGTCTTCATTGGATCTTCTGGATCCACTTTCACTGATGATATTCTACGCCTCCGCAAGGACTGGGGATCAGCATCACAGTGTGACGAGTACTTGTGCCAGGGCGAGCTTCCAAACATCATCGCAGAAGATGAGTGA